The genomic interval CCCGGGGCGCGACGCCGACTCGCCGGCTTCCGCCCGGGCTCGTAGTTCGCGGGCGGTTTGAACCCTCCGCGGCGGCGCTGCGCCATCTAGCGCGCCCCCGCGCCGTCCGCGTCGCCGCGATCCGCACCGCCGTCGCGCTCGTCGCCCGACGAGCGTGCGCCGGAGTCCGGGGAGGAGCCGCCGTCCGCCTCCTCGGCGTCCTGCGTCGCCTCCCAGAGCAACTGCTCCCAATTGAGCTCGCCGGTCACCGGAGGCGCGGCCTGCGGCGCCGAGGCCGCCTCCGTCGGATCGGCGTCCGTATCGGGCTGCTCCGGCTCGAGCGGACCGGGAGCGGATTCCGGCTGTTCCGGCGCGAGGAACACCGGATCGGACGGCGCGGTCTCGGGCGGGACGGACCGGCGCAGCGCGGTCTCGGGCGGCGCGGCGGGTTCGGGATCGGGTGCTGCGACGGGATCCGCAGGCTCCGGCGACCGAGGCGCCGCCTCGGGAAGCCGGAGCTGCACCGTCGCGGCGTCGGCCGAGGCATCGGCCTCGGCCTCGGCCTCCTCAGGCGATCCCGTCGAAGCCTCCGGCACGGTCGCGGGCTCCGACGCATCCGGGGTCTCCGGATCGTCCTGGCGCTCCGAGTGGCGGAGGGATTCCGGCGCGAAGGGGGATGCGGGCCCAGCCGGACCGGCGGGAGCGTCCGGATCGGCGGATGCGTCCGGCGCAGCCGGATCGGCGGATGCGTCCGGCGCAGCCGGATCGGCGGGCGCGTCCGGCGCAGCCGGATCGGCGGGCGCGTCCTGCCCGAGCGGAGTCTCGCGCTCGATCGCGGCCTCCGACTCGATCCGCGACTCCCGTGCCTCCGGGCGCTCGACGCCTCCGGCATCGGCGAAGAGGTCGCTCAGCGGATTGTCGTCCCCGACGAAGCCGAGATCGGCGAGCGCGAGCGACATCTCCTCGGTCGCCGGTCCCATCACGGCAGCGTCCTCCGGCACGGGTTCGGGCAGCCGCAGCGCCTGGAGCGGGATGTCCGCGTCGCTCGTGGCGGGCGCGACCGGGTCAGCCGTGCCGGCGTCTGCACCGCCGGGAGCGACCGGCTCGGAGGCGTCGGCAGCGTCCGGAGCCGCGGCATCGAGCCGATCGGCGACGTCGGCTTCCCCGTTCGGCGCGTCGACGCCTCGAGCGCGGTCCTCGGACCGCGCGACACCCGGTTCTGCCGAGACCGTGGGCGCCGGGGCCGTCGTCTCCGGGGCGGAGCGTCCGACGCGGAGGAGCTCGTCGAGGATGGCGCGCTGGGTCTCGGGATCCGCGACCGGAGCAGCGATCGGCCCGGCGCCCGGCTCCTCGGCGACGTGCAGCGGATCCTCGGTGACGTGCGGCGGTTCCTCGACGACGTGCGGCGGTTCCTCGGCGACGTGCGGCGGTTCCTCGACGAAGGTGCTGCGGCGACGGGACACCGGATCCTCGGGGATCCAGTCCTCCGCGTCGGTGTCGGTCTGCGCCGCAGCGGTCCGCACGGCGTCGGTCAGCGCCGCGCCGGCCTGCGCGACGTCGCTCTGCACAGCACCGGCGAGCAAGTCGTCGCCCTGCACGACGTCGCTCTGCACGGCACCGGTCCGCGCAGACCCGATCCCGGCCCCGAGCGCCGCGCCCGCCCCAGCGCTGTCACCGGCACCGGCTGCGGCTCCGGCTGCGCCGACGACCGCGGGAGCCGAGCCCGTGAAGCCCAGCGTCCCCGCCTCGACGACGTCGCCGCCGCGGCGGCGCGGCGGCCTCGGGGCCCGGGGCGACCGGGTCCGTCGCTCCCCCGAGCCGCGCTCGCGCCGCCGCTCGACGAGGTAGTACAGCGTCGGGAGCACGACGAGCGTGAGCACGGTCGACGACAGCAGTCCGCCGATCACCACCACCGCGAGCGGCTGCGAGATGAAGCCGCCCTTGCCGGTGATGCCGAGGCCCATCGGGGTGAGCGCGAGAATGGTCGCGAGCGCCGTCATGACGATCGGCCGCAGACGCTGCAGGGCGCCGTGCAGCACCGCGTCCCGCAGCGGGTCCCCGCGTCTGCGGTACTGATTGATCAGATCGACGAGCACGATCGCATTGGTCACCACGATGCCGATGAGCATGAGCACGCCGATGAGCGACGCGACGCCGAGCGGGATCCCCGTGAGGATGAGCAGCAGCAGCGCCCCCGTCGCGGCGAACGGCACCGAGATGAGCAGCAGCAGCGGCTGCAGCAGGCTGCGGAACGTCGCGACCATGACGACGTACACGATGAGGATCGCGGCGAGGAGCGCGAGGCCGAGCTGCTCGAACGCCTCGCCCTGCTGCGAGATCACGCCGCCGACGGCCGCGTCGGCTCCCCCGGGCAGCTCGAGTCCATCGAGCGCCGTGGTGATGGCCGCGCTCGCGGTGCCCAGGTCGTCCTCGGCGGGCAGCGCCGAGACGGTCACCATGCGCACGCCGTCCTCGGTGCGCACCGTGACCGGCCCGTCCTCGACCGCGATCCCGGCGAGCTGATCGAGCCGCTGCACGCCGAGCGCGGTCTGGATCGGCAGCGCCGCGACCGCCGTCTGGTCGGCGGCCGCGGTGCCGGTGGCGAGGTACACGGACACCGTGTCGTCGTCCATCGTGATCTGGCCGATCTGGCTCGGCTGCATCTGCTGCGCGACCTGCCCGGCGACGCCCGCCTCGGTGAGGCCCGCCCGGGCGGCGAGGCCGCGGTCCACCGCGATGCGCAGGAACGGTCGGGACTGCCCGAGATCGCTCTCCACCTCCTGGAGCCCGTCGACGTCCCGCAGCGCCGCGAGCACCGCATCGCTCGCCTCGGCGAGGGTCGCCTGGTCCGGGGCGGTCACCTCGACCTCGATCGCGCTGCTCATCGTCACCCCGCCGCCCGACTGGCCGAGCGAGAACTCCCCGGCGTCCTCCAGTCCGTCGACGGCGCTGCGGATCTCGTCCTGGACCGCCGCCTGATCGGCGTCCGCGTCGGTCGTGATCGCGTAGCTCAGGGACCCGTCGCCGCTGCCGCCGAAGAGGGCGCCCGCGCCGCCGGCGCTGCCGATCGTCACCTGCACCGTCTCGATGGCGTCGACGCCCTGCAGCGCCTCCTCGACCCGCTCGGCCTGCGCGAGCTGGGCGTCGAGACTGGTGCCGGGCTCCAGGGTCTGCACGAGCCCGACGGAGTTCTGCCCGTCGTTGCCGAGGTAGTTCGTCTTCATGAGGGGCGTTGCGGCGAGCGTCGCCCCGAAGACGACGACCGCGATGAGGAGTGTGACCACCGGGCGCCGCAGCGTCCACTCGATGATCGGGCGGTAGCCGCGCTGCAGCGCGGTCGGCCGTTCGGCCTCCGCCGGCGCGTTCGAGCGCTGCCGCACTCGGCCGCCGCGGTCCCCGCGCAGGAACCAGTACGCCAGCACGGGCACGATGGTGAGCGCGACGAGGAGCGAGGCGGCGAGAGCGATGGTGACGGTGAACGCGAAGGGGCGGAAGAGCTCGCCCACCATCCCCGAGACGAAGGCCATGGGGAGGAACACCGCGACCGTCGTGATGGTCGACGCAGTGATCGCACCGGCGACCTCGCGCACGGCCTCGATGATCGACGCCGTCCGGTCCCCGCCGTCCGCGAGATGCCGCTTGATGTTCTCGATGACGACGATGGAGTCGTCGACGACGCGCCCGATCGAGATGGTGAGCGCGCCGAGCGTGAGCATGTTCAGCGTGTAGTCCGCGAAGTTCAGCCCGATGAAGGTGAGCAGCACGGATGTCGGGATCGAGATCGCGGTGACGAGGGTCGCCCGCACCGAGAGCAGGAAGACGAGGATGACGAGCACGGCGAATACGAGCCCGAGCAGCCCCTCGGTCGTGAGGGTGTGGATCGACTGCTCGATGTACGGCGCCTGGTCGAAGATGATCGTGAGCTGCGCGCCGCCGAGCTGGTCGGCGAGTCCGTCGAGCGCCTCCTGCACGGCGTGCGACACCTCGACCGTGTTCGCCTCGGAGGTCTTCGTGACGCCGATCGTGAGCGCGGCCTCGCCGTTCACCCGCGAGATGCTCTCCTGGGGGCCGGGTCCGAGCACCACCGTGGCCACCTCGCCGATCGTGCGGGGCGTGCCCGCGGCCGGGTCGTCTTCCTGCGGCGGAGCGGCGAGCTGCGCCGGGACGGCCGGGAGGGGGATCGCGGCGATCTCCTCGGCGCTGTGCAGTTCCGAGCCCGCCTGCACCGCGAGCGTACGGTCGCCGTCGGCGACCGTGCCCGCGGCGATGAGCACGCCGCTCTGCTGGAGCGCTTCGGTCACCGATTGCGGGCTGAGCCCGTTCGCGGCGAGCAGGCCGGCGTCCGGGGTGATCGTGATCCGATCCAGCTGGGCGCCCGTGAGGCTCGCCTCGCGCACCCCGTCGAGGTCGGAGAGCTCGGGGATCGCGACGCGATCGAGCAGCTGGGCCGTGCTCTCCGGGGTCTCCCCGTCGGCCGGGGTGACGGCGATCTGGATCACGGGGAAGTCGTCGATGCTGCCGGAGACGACCTGGGGCTCCGCGGAGGCGGGCAGCGCCTGCGATATGCGGCTGATCGCCCGCTCGACCTTCTGCTCCGTCGCGGCGATGTCCACGCCGTAGGTGAACTCCGCGAGCACCGTGGAGACGCCCGTGCCCGACGTGGCCGTCGACGACTCGAGGTGCGGGACGCCGCGCAGCGCGGTCTCGATGGGCGTCGAGACGTCGTTGTTCACGACCTCGGGCGAGGCCCCCGGATAGCTCGTCACGACCGCGATGGTGGGGAACTGCACCGAGGGCATCAGCTCCTGCTTCAGCGATCCCACCCCGAGCAGGCCGAACACGGCCGCGACGATCGTGACCAGCGCGATGAGCGCGCGGTTCTTCAGGCTGAGCGCCGTGAGCTGGTGCATGGGGTCGATTATCCCATGCGGTCCGCCCCGGTCGGGAAGCGCCGGGGCGATCCTGCGACGTGCGCCGGGCACCGGCCGCTGCACGGCATGCGGATGGGGGCATAATGACTGGCATGCCGCTCCCCCGCTCCCGACGCACCCTCGGCGCCGTCACGCCGGCCGACTTCGCCCGGCTCTCGGAGCTGCGACGGATGCAGGGCATCGCGATCGCCCTCCTCGTCTTCATGGCGATCGTCTTCGTCGTGTCCTTCGCGCTGCAGGAGCGCTTCCCCTGGCTCGGCTACGTGCGCGCCGCCAGCGAGGGCGGCATGGTCGGCGCCCTCGCCGACTGGTTCGCGGTGACCGCGCTCTTCCGCCACCCCCTCGGCATCCGCATCCCGCACACGAACCTGATCTCCGCGAAGAAGGACGACATCGGCGCCGGGCTCGGCTCCTTCGTCGAGGAGAACTTCCTCGCGGACGAGGTGGTGCACGCGAAGCTCTCGGAGATCAGCGGGGCCCGCGCCGCCGGCGAGTGGTTGTCGCAGCCGGCCAACGCGCAGCGCGCCGGCAGCATGGTCGCGAGCGCCGGGCTCGGCGCCCTCACGGTGCTCGACGACGACGACGTGCGCGAGTTCATCGAGGTGCTCGTCCGACGGCACGTCGTCGATCCCGAGTGGGGGCCCCTCCTCGGCACGGCCGTCGAATCGTTCGTGGCGGGCGGGCATCACGCGGCGCTCGTGGACATCGCCGCGGACCGGCTCGAGGAGTGGCTCGTCGCCCACCCCGCGGCCTTCGACCGCGTCGTCTCCTCCCGGCTCCCCTCCTGGGTGCCGAGCGTGGTCGACCGCTTCGTCGACAACCGCCTGCACGCCGAGGCCGTGCGCTTCGCGCAGCGCGTCTCCGCCGAGCCCGACCACCCCTTCCGCATCGCCGTCGCGAAGTTCCTCTCCGATCTCGCCCGCGATCTGCGGGAGCAGGAGCGGCTGCAGACGCAGCTCGAGGCGTTCAAGCACGAGGTCTTCGACAGCCCGCGGATCCGCTCGCTGGCGGCGAGCACCTGGGAGGCGGCGCGCACCGCGCTCGTCGAGATGCTGGAGGATCCCGGGAGCGAGCTGCGGACCCGCATCGACGGGGCCGCCCAGGATTTCGGGCGCAAGCTCCTCGACGATCCGACGCTGCAGTACAAGATCGACGTCTGGGTGATGGAGGTCGTGGAGCACCTCGTGCGGAACTACCGGCACGACCTCGCGAACATCATCACGGAGACGGTGCAGCGCTGGGACGCGCGGGAGGCCGCGGAGAAGATCGAGCTGCAGGTCGGCAAGGACCTGCAGTTCATCAGGATCAACGGCACCGTCGTCGGCTCTCTCGCGGGCCTCGCCATCTACGCCGTCGCCACGCTCGTCATCGCCCCCCTGGCGCACTGAACCGGGCGATGCCGGGCCGACCGCCCCGGACCGGGCGGTCCCGCCGGGCCGGGCGACACGGAGCCGGGAGGGCCGGGGCCGGGATCGCGGTCGCCCGCGACGGCGCCGCGCCGCTACTCGGCGAAGGCCACCGGCAGCAGCATGTCCTGCACCCGATCGGCGCCGGCCGTGTGGTCGGCGCGCGTCGCGATGGCGCAGCGCGTCTCGCGGCAGTCGAGCCCCTCGCCGCTCGCCGGGGGCACCGCGAAGCGCACGGTGAAGCTCCCCCGCTCCGCGTCGTCGTAGCGGTCGGTCGCGAAGGCGCGCCAGGCCCAGTCTTCGGTGACCCACGCGCTCGTGAGCGCCTCGCCGTCCGCCTCACCCGATTCGGCGCCCTCGGGGATGCCCCCGAGGCACGGGCTCGGCTTCTCCCCGGGGCTCTCGGGGATCGCGCAGACGGCGACGTATATGCCGATCGAGGCATCGAAGCCGCTGCCGCGCACCTCGACGGCCTGGCCGGGGACGAGCGCGGCCACGTCGAGCTCCCCGCCGTCGATCGCGGCCACCTCGAGCTCGCGGGTCCGCCCGTCGGCGCCGGTCGCCTCCGCGTGCGAAGCGGTGCCCTGCGGGATCTCCTGGCCGGACCCGCCGGCGCTCTGATGCGTGAGGATCGGGAGGGCGACGACGAGCGCGCCGACGAGCGCGATCACGGCGATCGCGAGGACGGCGATGAGCACGATCCGGAGCGGACGAACACGTCGTGAAGCCATGCCTTCATCGTAATGGCCGGGCCGCGTCCGTCGGGCCGATCATGCTAGAATCTGCTCCATACGTCTATTTGAATTGGTACCTGCTTCGCGGCGTTGATCCCGCGGGGCCCGAATGTGTAAGGGGGTCACGCATGGGGCGCGGCCGTCAGAAGGCAAAGCACACCAAGGTCGCCAGGGAGCTGAAGTACTTCAGCCCCGACACGAACTATTCGGCGCTTGAACGGGAGCTCTCCGCGGAGTCCGACCGGCGGAGCGGGGAGGACCCGTGGGCGGAGTACGCCGACAAGTACAACACGGACGACGAGGACGAGGACTGACCCCTCCCGGTTCTCCGTGACGGCGGCGTACCGGCAGCCGCGCTTCCGATGCGGCGCGACGGCGAAGAGCCCCTCCCGTGGAGGGATCCCTTCGCCGCGCTCGGCGGTCCCGCGCGCTCAGCGACCCTGCGCGGCGACCGCCGCGGCCCCGGCCGCAGCGGCCTCCGGATCGAGATAGCGGCCCGGGCCGCTCGGCGTCCCCCGGTCGTCGACCTCGTACACGAGCGGCATGCCGGTCGGGATGTTCAGGCCCGCGATGTCGGCGTCCGAGATCCCCTCGAGGTGCTTGACGAGCGCCCGCAGCGAGTTGCCGTGCGCGGTCACGAGAACGGTGCTGCCGCCCGTGAGATCGGGGAGGATCTCCTGCTCCCAGTAGGGCACGAGGCGCTCGACGACGTCCTTGAGGCATTCGGTGCGGGGGCGTTCGCCGTCGATTCCCGCGTAGCGGGGATCCGCCGCCTGCGACCACTCGCTCGCGTCGTCGAGCGCGGGCGGCGGGGTGTCGAAGGACCGCCGCCACTCCATGAACTGGGCTTCGCCGTACTGCTGCAGCGTCTCGGCCTTGTCGAGGCCCTGGAGCGCGCCGTAATGCCGCTCGTTCAGCCGCCACGAGCGGCGCACCGGGATCCACAGCCGATCCGCGCTGTCGAGCGCGAGGTGCGCCGTCTGGATCGCCCGGCTGAGCACCGAGGTGTGCAGCACATCCGGCAGCACCCCGGACTCGGCCAGCAGCGCGCCGGCCCGGGCGGCTTCGCTCCGCCCCCGCTCGGTGAGTCGCACGTCGACCCATCCGGTGAAGAGGTTCTTCTCGTTCCACTCGCTCTGTCCGTGACGGAGCAGGATCAGCATATTCGTCATGGCTCCCAGTCTAGGGGCGCGGGATCGCCCCGCACGGCGGGCGCTACAGCCGGCCCAGCCGCGGGATCTCCCGCGTGCGGCCGGCATCCGCCGGCACGATGACCTCCTGCGCCGCCGCATGCGTCTCGTGCACGGGCGCCTGCGGGTCGGCGGCATCGGCGCCGCCGCGCACCTCGAGCGCCGCGTCCTCGGCGACGGACCGCTTGACGAGTGCGAGCGCGATCGCGCCCCACTCGTGATGCAGCGCGGCGCGGGTCACCCGGCCGACGGGTCTGGCCGCGGGGTCCGCGGCGGCACCGGCGGGGAAGACGAGGGCGCCGGGCACCGGCAGTTCGCCCGAGACCCCGTCGAGGTGCAGCAGCACGAGCCGCCGGGGCGGATGGCCGAGGTTGTGGACCTTCGCGATCGTCTCCTGGCCGCGGTAGCACCCCTTGGTGAGGTGCACGGCGGTCCGCAGCCAGTCGAGCTCGTGCGGGATGGCCCGCTCGTCGACGTCGGCGTGCTGGGATGGTCGCCAGGCGCGCACCTCGAGGGCGTCGAGCGCCAGGAGCCCGGCCGGCCGCAGCCCGCCCTGCTGCGCGAACGAGGCGATGCCGGCCAGCGCGTCGCGGGGGAAGACGAACTGGCTCGCCGTCCACTCGGCCCCCGCGTGGAGCTCGCCCTTGGCGTACTGCACGCCCCCTCGGGATACCGCGGCCCACGGGTCGCGCCACTCTGCCGCCGGGCCGGCCGCGCGCAGCGCTTCGGAGGCCGGGCCGGCGAAGGCGAGCACCGCCGCGTACTCGTCCGAGACGTCGCGCACCTCGACGCGCAGCGCGAAGCGCATGCGGGTGAGGAAGGCGGTGAGCGGTTCCGCCGAGCCCTCGTCGACGAGGAGCCAGGTGCAGGCGCCGTCGTCGACGAGCCGGATCGCGCGCTCGATGCGCCCGTTGGGGTCGAGCAGCAGGGTCTCGGTGCTCTCGCCCGGCGCGAGGCCGATGAGCTGCTGGCTCGTCATCGAGTGCAGCCAGCTCAGGCGATCGTCGCCGGTGACCGCGACGATCCCGCGGTGCGAGAGATCGACGATCGCTCGCCCCTCGGCGAGAGCGCGCTGCTCGGGCAGCGGCTCGCCGTAGTGCGCCGCGACCCCCTGCGCGCCCCCGTCGTCGGGGGCCACCGCCCCCGGAAGGTCGAGGAAGGGGTTCAGCGCTGGCCCTTGAAGAGCTTGTAGATCACGGTGCCGGAGACCCAGGCGATCGCGAGCGAGGCGAGTCCGAGCAGACCGAGGAAGAAGAGTTCGAGTGCGAGGAGCATGGGGCCAGTCTACCAAGACGCGCGGGCGCCGCACGCGCCCCGCGGCCGCCGGGCTCAGAGCAGCGCGCCGACGACGTCGACGACGAGGATGACGAGGACGGAGCCCGCGACGCTGAAGGCGACCCGGGTGATGAATCCGTCGCGCTGCGCCGTGCCGATCTGCAGGCCGAACGTCACGAGCGTGGAGATGCCGATCGCGAGCACGAGCCAGGAGAAGCGCGCCTCCCGCTCCGCGAAGACGGTGACGAGCACGCCGATGACCGCGGCGACGGCCCAGGCGATGATCAGCCGCGGGACGTGCCAGGACTGCACATCGCGCATCTCGCGCTCGGGGAGGTCGCTCGGTTCGGTCACGCCCGTCATTCTCCCACATCGCCTCTGCGCGCCACCGCCGCGTAACGACCGCGAAACAGAGCCCGCAGTACTATTGCCTCGGGTTGAACGCACGATGAATGGGGGCGCATCTGATGCAGCTGCTCTGTCTGACCGATCGCGATCCCGCCGATTCGCTCCCGGGGCTCGACCTGCTCCCCCACGAGCTGCGGACCTCCCCCCTGTCGCTGCGCGTCCCTGAGACCATGGCGAGCCGCTTCGACGCGATCCTCGTGGACGGCACGCTCGACGCCCGCCGCGCGCGCACCGCGTGCCTGAGCCTTGCGGACGCCGTGCAGACGCCGCGGGTCGTGGTCCTGCCCGAGCTCGCCCTCACGGCGCTCACGGCGGAGTGGGGCACGAGCGAGCTGCTCCTGCCGACCGCGAGCCCGGCCGAGATCGAGTTGCGCCTGCGACTGCTCGAGCGCTCCGCCTCCTCCTCCCCTCCGCCCGCGGTCCAATCCGCGGGCGTTGTCATTGATGAGTCGAATTTCACGGCGCGGCTCTTCGGCCGCCCGCTCGACCTCACCTACAAGGAGTTCGAGCTCCTGCACTTCCTGGCCGGCCACCCGGGACGCGTGTTCACGCGCGAGCAGCTGCTCAGCGAGGTGTGGGGCACCGATTACTTCGGCGG from Leucobacter allii carries:
- a CDS encoding efflux RND transporter permease subunit; its protein translation is MHQLTALSLKNRALIALVTIVAAVFGLLGVGSLKQELMPSVQFPTIAVVTSYPGASPEVVNNDVSTPIETALRGVPHLESSTATSGTGVSTVLAEFTYGVDIAATEQKVERAISRISQALPASAEPQVVSGSIDDFPVIQIAVTPADGETPESTAQLLDRVAIPELSDLDGVREASLTGAQLDRITITPDAGLLAANGLSPQSVTEALQQSGVLIAAGTVADGDRTLAVQAGSELHSAEEIAAIPLPAVPAQLAAPPQEDDPAAGTPRTIGEVATVVLGPGPQESISRVNGEAALTIGVTKTSEANTVEVSHAVQEALDGLADQLGGAQLTIIFDQAPYIEQSIHTLTTEGLLGLVFAVLVILVFLLSVRATLVTAISIPTSVLLTFIGLNFADYTLNMLTLGALTISIGRVVDDSIVVIENIKRHLADGGDRTASIIEAVREVAGAITASTITTVAVFLPMAFVSGMVGELFRPFAFTVTIALAASLLVALTIVPVLAYWFLRGDRGGRVRQRSNAPAEAERPTALQRGYRPIIEWTLRRPVVTLLIAVVVFGATLAATPLMKTNYLGNDGQNSVGLVQTLEPGTSLDAQLAQAERVEEALQGVDAIETVQVTIGSAGGAGALFGGSGDGSLSYAITTDADADQAAVQDEIRSAVDGLEDAGEFSLGQSGGGVTMSSAIEVEVTAPDQATLAEASDAVLAALRDVDGLQEVESDLGQSRPFLRIAVDRGLAARAGLTEAGVAGQVAQQMQPSQIGQITMDDDTVSVYLATGTAAADQTAVAALPIQTALGVQRLDQLAGIAVEDGPVTVRTEDGVRMVTVSALPAEDDLGTASAAITTALDGLELPGGADAAVGGVISQQGEAFEQLGLALLAAILIVYVVMVATFRSLLQPLLLLISVPFAATGALLLLILTGIPLGVASLIGVLMLIGIVVTNAIVLVDLINQYRRRGDPLRDAVLHGALQRLRPIVMTALATILALTPMGLGITGKGGFISQPLAVVVIGGLLSSTVLTLVVLPTLYYLVERRRERGSGERRTRSPRAPRPPRRRGGDVVEAGTLGFTGSAPAVVGAAGAAAGAGDSAGAGAALGAGIGSARTGAVQSDVVQGDDLLAGAVQSDVAQAGAALTDAVRTAAAQTDTDAEDWIPEDPVSRRRSTFVEEPPHVAEEPPHVVEEPPHVTEDPLHVAEEPGAGPIAAPVADPETQRAILDELLRVGRSAPETTAPAPTVSAEPGVARSEDRARGVDAPNGEADVADRLDAAAPDAADASEPVAPGGADAGTADPVAPATSDADIPLQALRLPEPVPEDAAVMGPATEEMSLALADLGFVGDDNPLSDLFADAGGVERPEARESRIESEAAIERETPLGQDAPADPAAPDAPADPAAPDASADPAAPDASADPDAPAGPAGPASPFAPESLRHSERQDDPETPDASEPATVPEASTGSPEEAEAEADASADAATVQLRLPEAAPRSPEPADPVAAPDPEPAAPPETALRRSVPPETAPSDPVFLAPEQPESAPGPLEPEQPDTDADPTEAASAPQAAPPVTGELNWEQLLWEATQDAEEADGGSSPDSGARSSGDERDGGADRGDADGAGAR
- a CDS encoding winged helix-turn-helix transcriptional regulator; this translates as MQLLCLTDRDPADSLPGLDLLPHELRTSPLSLRVPETMASRFDAILVDGTLDARRARTACLSLADAVQTPRVVVLPELALTALTAEWGTSELLLPTASPAEIELRLRLLERSASSSPPPAVQSAGVVIDESNFTARLFGRPLDLTYKEFELLHFLAGHPGRVFTREQLLSEVWGTDYFGGTRTVDVHVRRLRAKLGEHEGLISTVRGVGYGFARARAEDDAPQ
- a CDS encoding YgfZ/GcvT domain-containing protein — translated: MAPDDGGAQGVAAHYGEPLPEQRALAEGRAIVDLSHRGIVAVTGDDRLSWLHSMTSQQLIGLAPGESTETLLLDPNGRIERAIRLVDDGACTWLLVDEGSAEPLTAFLTRMRFALRVEVRDVSDEYAAVLAFAGPASEALRAAGPAAEWRDPWAAVSRGGVQYAKGELHAGAEWTASQFVFPRDALAGIASFAQQGGLRPAGLLALDALEVRAWRPSQHADVDERAIPHELDWLRTAVHLTKGCYRGQETIAKVHNLGHPPRRLVLLHLDGVSGELPVPGALVFPAGAAADPAARPVGRVTRAALHHEWGAIALALVKRSVAEDAALEVRGGADAADPQAPVHETHAAAQEVIVPADAGRTREIPRLGRL
- a CDS encoding DUF3073 domain-containing protein, giving the protein MGRGRQKAKHTKVARELKYFSPDTNYSALERELSAESDRRSGEDPWAEYADKYNTDDEDED
- a CDS encoding phosphoglyceromutase codes for the protein MTNMLILLRHGQSEWNEKNLFTGWVDVRLTERGRSEAARAGALLAESGVLPDVLHTSVLSRAIQTAHLALDSADRLWIPVRRSWRLNERHYGALQGLDKAETLQQYGEAQFMEWRRSFDTPPPALDDASEWSQAADPRYAGIDGERPRTECLKDVVERLVPYWEQEILPDLTGGSTVLVTAHGNSLRALVKHLEGISDADIAGLNIPTGMPLVYEVDDRGTPSGPGRYLDPEAAAAGAAAVAAQGR
- a CDS encoding DUF445 domain-containing protein, with protein sequence MPLPRSRRTLGAVTPADFARLSELRRMQGIAIALLVFMAIVFVVSFALQERFPWLGYVRAASEGGMVGALADWFAVTALFRHPLGIRIPHTNLISAKKDDIGAGLGSFVEENFLADEVVHAKLSEISGARAAGEWLSQPANAQRAGSMVASAGLGALTVLDDDDVREFIEVLVRRHVVDPEWGPLLGTAVESFVAGGHHAALVDIAADRLEEWLVAHPAAFDRVVSSRLPSWVPSVVDRFVDNRLHAEAVRFAQRVSAEPDHPFRIAVAKFLSDLARDLREQERLQTQLEAFKHEVFDSPRIRSLAASTWEAARTALVEMLEDPGSELRTRIDGAAQDFGRKLLDDPTLQYKIDVWVMEVVEHLVRNYRHDLANIITETVQRWDAREAAEKIELQVGKDLQFIRINGTVVGSLAGLAIYAVATLVIAPLAH